Genomic window (Synergistaceae bacterium):
TAGGGCCAAAGCAGACAAAATAATCAGGTCTCAAAATTGAGTCAGTCTTGAATACTGCTGTATCTTCCCAAAGCCTGCGCACTTCATCAAGATAATCACTGACCTTGCATTTAACGACTTCAGCCTGCGAGCATTGAACGCGTATAAATCCCTTCTTGTCAACGATTCTAACAGGGTGCTTCTCGTCTTTGTCGCCCTGATAGACATAAAATTTATCTGTCTTGGCCGCTAAATGAATGTTGCTGACTTTTGATCCGAAATCCTCTTTTGCGAGTTGTTCTGCTTCTGACTCGTCGCACTCTTTCAATAAATCTGTAGTCTTTACTTCCGTTGAACCTGTTGCAATGGCCGTAACTTTTCCGGTTTGCGAGTCGATTTCAATATGAACCTCTACAGTGTCAGGAGCAGCACCCGAACTTACAGCCGCGTCTGTAGCTTCTTTCTTGAGTTCTCTAATATCTTCCTGCGTGGGATTAGGGATGACTCTTTCTACAACATCACGCACCATTGAGAGAGCAACTCCGATTGATGAAATTACTTCTGCATTTTCCGGGATACTGTATTGAAGTCCCATTTTGTTAGCGCAATAAGGAACTAAAGACGCTGCACCGCCTCCGCAACCTACAAGTTTCATGCTTTCTTGATCTAACTGATATTTATCGGCGAGGGCATGAATACACGCGCTGACTTTCTCGTAATCCTTCTCTAAAATCTGAGTCGCTAAATCTTCAACGGTGATTCCGAGTTTATCTGCAACGGGCTGCATTGCTTTTCTTGCTGCGTTTGCGTTACCGTGAGCAAAATATTTCTCGTCAATCAAGCCTAACACATTAGCTGCGTCGGTGTTCGTGAAACAAATTTTTTTGCCGCTCTTAAGCCTGATAATCACATAATCGCCGGGGTCTCCTGGTTTAGGGCTTACCATTTCAATTTGAGGATCAACAATTTCATCTTCAGGAGTAAAGCAGGCATACTCGCACCCCGCAATATGAGCACTTCTAGGGCCGACATCGACTACTTCTTTATCATTGATTCTGACCATCGAACCGCCCGCACAACCTAAAATTCTAACATCGAGCGAGCTTATATAAGTGTCATGGCCTCCGATCTGCGCGTAATCAACACCGGGACGGCCATTTTTTATAACTCCGATATTTGTAGTTGTTCCGCCGACCTCGAAATAAATTGCATTCGACGCACGCAAATACATCAATGATCCCATAACGGACGCAGCAGGCCCAGATAAAGCTGTCAAAATCGGACGTTTTCTCATTTCGTTAATTTCCATGACTCCGCCATCACCGCGCATAATCATTAACGGGACTGTAACTCCGGCCTTCCTGACTGAACTTTCTGTAGCGTTTGCAGTTGCTATCATTTTGGGCAATATTGAAGCGTTGATTGCTGCTGTTCGAGTGCGTCTTGTGAGCCCGTAAAGTTTTGTAATATCAGAAGCCATTGTTGCAGGTACATTTTTGCTGGCTGCTGCATCGTGAATCATTTGTTCTTCGCCCATGCTGTCAACTCCGAATGCCATAGACGCGACTATGACTTGAGCACCCTTGCTGATTAATTCATCAACTGTGCTGTTTACTAATTCTGGGGTTAATGCTTTCTTGCGTGCAAAGGCGTTGAAAATTTTTATAACCTTCTGAGTCTTAGGGTCTAACACAATATCATTTAAAGCGAGCTGGCGTTTTGCTAACAAACTTTCAAACCATCCGCCCGCAACACCGAAGACTCCGACATTTGCTACATCACCTTCGATAAATGCGTTAGTTGCCTGCGTTGTTGAGTGAGCGACAAATACAACATCTTCGGGCTTGATTCCATTTTCGGCCATGCAATTTCTGAATGACTGCACGACACCTGCTGCGACTCCGTCTTTATCGTCATGGGTGGTCTTGACTTCATTTTTGCCGATAATCTCATGAGTCAAATTGTCCATCGCGACACATTTTGTATAAGTTCCGCCGACATCTATTCCCATGCGTACTTTGCGTTCTGGCATTGAAAAATTTATCTCCCTTCAAGCATTGATTTAACTATTGAAGCACTTAATCTCGCTGTAACTTCTTTAAATTCTTCGTAATCGCTTGAGTCTGAACTGTCAGAAATTGCGCGTATAATTGCGAACGGAATATTATTCAAGTAACAAACTTGTGCGATCGCGCCGCTTTCCATGTCGCAGCAGTCCCCGCCGAAATTTTTTGTAATCGCGTCTTTCTGTGATTTATCGCTTATAAATTGATCTCCCGTGCAAATTCTGCCCTCTACAATATTTCTGAACGGAGCAAATTTTTTAGCAGCTTTCACAATTTCACCGCGTAATTTATCATCGGTCTCAAATGCAAATTTTCCAGTATAAGGGATCTCGCCTTTTGCGAAATTTAACGGTGATACGTCAAAATCATGCTGCACACAGTCAACAGCAATAACTATACTGCTAATATTCAAATCTGACCTTAGAGAGCCGGCTACACCAGTATTTATTATTTCGTTCACTCCGAAATGAGTTATCAAAATTTGCGCACAGATTCCCGCGTTGACCTTGCCGACTCCTGATTTAACGATTACTATGTCAGCACTTCCGATTTTGCCGCTGAAAAATTCCATTCCCGCAATTTTTTCTGTCTTGATGATAACAGCAGACTCCTTCAATAAAGCGATTTCAACATCCATTGCTCCGATTAAGCCGATTTTTTTTGCGGGCTCACGGCTGGTAACTTCAAGATTTACAGCTGAAGATTTATCACCGGCCTTGATTATCCATGTTTCAGCACAAACTAAAGGACTCAGCGAAAATATAATTACTACAGCAAGAAAAATTTTTCTCATTCTCATAATAATAAACCCTCCCATTTTTTTATTAACAACGAGAGGGCATAATATCAAATTTTAACCTACCATCCAAGCCGCGCCGAATCCGGTCAATAATAAATATACTGCCGCATACTGCAAAATACCTGTTGCATAGGCGTTCGGGATAGAAAGTTTCAAGAAGTCGCGCGATTCAACTTTCGTGTAAGCAAGTCCCCAAGCTACCCACGATTGAGTGATACAACAGCCGATATTTACTGTAATTGTAGGAATCGCAAAAACTCCATACAGGAACGGCACAGAAAATTTCGCAACATGTGAGAGAACACCCAGAGTCGCAGCTCCGCATCCTACAAGAGTCATAGGCCCTCTGAATAATCCCATGAATAACAACGCAGCAAACACTACGCAGACAACAAGCTCTGAAGTCGGCATAATATCACCTATTACAACATTGAAGTATGGCGATGCATACGTAGCAACCTGATTGAACATCGGAAGTGTAAGCAGGAATCCTACTAACGGAGCTGTATCGACAACACCTTCATAATATAATTTGTTCACGAGCTGGCAATTTTCGCGGAAAGTTCCCGACATCCTCCCGCACAAAAATAACGCCGCAAAACCTGCAATAACAAACCCGCCGATAACTGAGAAATTAAACGCAATATTAAGAATTACAGGCACTACCGGCAAAATTAACGTGTAAATAGGTGCGTCCTTCTGTGCTGCTTGAGGCGTTCTCGTCTGAGCTGCCCACTGTCTGTGAGATTTCGAGCGGCCAAGATAGAACATAGCAAGCAAAGTTGTTACTACTAACATAATCGCTAATGCTGCATAACCCCAGTGAGACGCATACCAGCCAAGTGTGAAATCAGGCATTTCTGACGGTTTTATAAAGAATGCACGATATTGCGCAAAATTTACGGGATTTAAATAAATTCCTGACGCTACAGAACCCATAAACGTGAACATTGCAATTGCCTTCGGTACTCCCAGAGACATCAAAATGGGAAGAACAATAACGCCGATTGCAATAACGGGGCCTGCTCCTGTCATTGACGTGAAAATTAATGCTGTAACGAGATTCAATAATGAAATTGTTACAACTGGTTTATCTCCGCCGAGTTCTACTGTTTTGCGAATAAGAGTCGAAGCTATGCCGGTATCCATTAATACACGTCCGAACCATGCGCCCCAGCACACGTTTACAAGCGTTGTTCCCCAACCTTCGGGAGCTGATTGATAAATCCTGTTCAAAATCGATACAAGAGTCGTCCCTGTACCTTCACCGAACATTAAAACCGGATTGGCCTTCAAGAATGCTTCAGAGACAAAGAGAGTCCCGCCTAATGGTAAAACTGTCCATAAAATTGTGATGACAAGAAAGCCTATCATCAAGTTATAGCCCTTGATACAATACCATGCAAGCGCGAAGAACGTTAGAAGTAAAATACAGCCGATAATAAAATCTACGCCGAAATTCATTAATATAGTTCTCCCTTCATTAGAGAAATAATTTTATTTGGGTAAATTAATTTTACGTTGAAATCTCTTAATTGTGTATCAGGAATTTACGCGATTAATTTATAATGACTCACCCAGACCACCCAGCAATAAATATACGGCTATATACTGCAAAATACCTGTTATATAAGCGTTTGGGATAGAGAGTTTCAAGAAGTCGCGAGATTCTGTTTTCGTGTAAGCGAGCCCCCATGCCAGGCTTGATTGAGTGATACAGCTTGCAACACCTACAGTTATTGACGGGATAACAAAGACTCCATACAAGAACGGCACAGAAAAATTTTCAGCATTTAGCAGCACGCCCAAAGTCGCAGCACCGCACCCGAAAAGATTCACAGGCCCACGAAATAATCCCATGAACAAACATACAGCAAATACAACGCAAATAATAATTTCACTACGCGGCATTATCCCTCCGATTATAATATTGAAGTACGGCGACGCATATTTTGCAGCAGTGTTAAACATCGGCACAGTTAATATAAAGCCTGTCAACGGGGCTGTATCGACAACTGCATCATAATATAATTTGTTCACGAGCTGGCAATTTTCGCGGAAAGTTCCCGACATTTTACCGCACAAGAATAACGCCGCAAATCCCGCAATCACAAACCCGCCTATAACCGAAAAATTAAATGCAATATTCAGAATAACAGGCACAACAGGCAAAATTAACGCGTAAACAGGTGCCTCATTCTGCGTTAAATTATGAGTCTCTGCTGCCCATTGTCTATTTACTTTCGAGCGGCTGATGTAAAATATCGCAAGCAAACTCGTTACTGCAAACATAATTATTGAAGCAATACCGCCCCAGTGCCTTACGTACCAGCTAAAATTAAATTCTTGAAGCTCTGACGGTCTCAGAAAAAATATTCGATGTTGTGCAAAATTTATCGGGTTTAAATAAATTCCTGCTGCTACACTCCCCATAAATGAAAATATTGCTGCTGCCTTAGGAATCCCAAGTGATATTAAAATCGGCAGCACTATAACTCCTATCGCAATAACAGGCCCTGCTCCCGTCATTGATGAAAATATCAAAGCTGTAACGAGATTCAATAATAAAATTGTTATTGATATTTTGTCGCCGCTTAGTTCTACAGTCCTGCGTATAAGAGTCGAGGCTATACCCGTTTCCATTAATACACGCCCAAACCATGTACCCCAGCAGATATTTACAAGTGCATATCCCCAGCTTTCCGGCGCAGACTGAAAAATTTTATTGAGAATCATTACAAGCGGCTCACCCGTCGAAATAAGACTCCCAGCAAGTGATAAAGTTATCCATAAAATAGTCATCGCAAGAAAACCTATCATCAAGTTATAACCCTTGATACAATACCAAGCGAGCACAAAAAATGTCGTCAGCAAAATTACAGCTATTGCAAAATTCATCGCGTAAAGTTCTCCCATAAATTAAAATTTTAGTGTAATATTCTCATTAAATCACGTGCAGTTATTTATAAAAGGAGGCTATTTTTCATGAGCGTTTATGAATGTATTACACAAATTAGCAATAGAATTATAGCAAATAAAGACTTCCTCACTGAATTAGACCGCGAAATAGGAGACTCAGATCACGGCATTAATATGGCGCGAGGGTTTGAGGCCGTCAAAGAAAAAATTTCTCCCTGCGATAACGACATCGGAGCAGCCCTCAAGAAAACCGGAATGACTCTTTTATCCAAAGTCGGCGGAGCGTCAGGGCCTCTCTACGGTACAGCATACATGGAAGCAGGGAAAATTTTAGCAGGCAAGACACAATTAACCGCACAAGATTTCAAGTCAGCATTTGAGGCAGCAATCGCAGGAATCCAGAAACGCGGGAAGGCCGTCAAAGGCGAAAAAACTATGTTAGACGCTTTAATCCCGGCTTATGAGTCTTACTGTCAAGAAATAGAATCGGGCGCAGACATTGTAAAAGCTCTCGACTCTGCGTGTAAAGCTGCTAATAACGGCGTTGAGTTCACAAAAACTATTATCGCCACTAAGGGACGCGCAAGTTATCTCGGTGAACGCAGTATCGGCCATCAAGACCCCGGCGCGACTAGTGCAGCAATCACACTTGAAGCAATAAGAGACTCACTCAAAGGAGAATAATTTATCATGGTCGGAATAGTAATTGTCTCTCACAGCTGGAAAATTGCCGAAGGAGTCTGCGATCTCGCTAACGAAATGGCACAAGGCAACCCCGGAATTATTCCCGCAGGAGGTCTCGAAGATGGCTCAATCGGCACAGACGCACAAAGAATCGCCGACGCAATAAGAGCAGCGAATCAGGGTGAAGGAGTAGCAATCCTCGCAGACATCGGAAGCGCAATAATGAGCGCAGAAACCGCAATTGAATTATTAGAAGACGACGGAGAAGAAATCCGCGCAGAAATCGCCGACGCACCATTAATCGAAGGCGCAGTATGTGCAGCAGTTGAGGCAGCAGGAGGCGCAACACTTGACTCTGTTTTGGCAGCAGCTGAAGAATCAAGAGACGCTTCTAAATTATAAATTTTCAAAGGAGGATTTATCATGAAGAAATTAATTAATCAGGTTGATAACATTGTTGATGAAATGCTCGACGGAATGACGGCAGCTTTTCCCCAGTACGTTAAGAGACTCGAAGGCTTTGACGTTCTTGTGCGTGCAGGCGGTAAAAGTTCAAAAGTTGCGCTTGTTTCCGGAGGCGGGTCAGGTCATGAGCCTTCGCACGGAGGTTTTGTCGGGCGCGGCATGCTTGACGGTGCTGTGGCTGGAGCTGTTTTTACTTCACCGACTCCAGATCAGGTTTACGAGGCTATAAAAGCTGTTGACGGCGGGAAAGGCGTTTTGCTCGTCATAAAAAATTATACCGGCGACGTTATGAATTTCGAGATGGCTGCTGATATGGCACGCGATGAAGGAATCAAAGTCGATCAAGTAATAACCGCTGATGATGTCGCAATCGAAAACTCAACATGGACGACAGGACGCAGAGGAATCGCAGGAACAGTTTTTGTTCACAAGATCGCGGGTGCAGCAGCTGAGTCAGGACTTGAACTTGAAGACGTTAAACGAGTCGCAGAAAAAGTTATATCAAATGTGCGCTCAATGGGAATGGCCGTAAATGCCTGCACAGTCCCCGCAGCAGGTAAACCCAGTTTTGATTTAGCTGATGATGAAATAGAAATCGGAATCGGTATTCACGGTGAACCCGGCACTCATAGAGAAAAAATTTCAACCGTCAATGATATTGCTGATAAACTGCTTGAGAAAATTTTTGCTGAAGGAATCTATAACGCCGGTGATAAAGTAGCAGTCATGATTAACGGCATGGGCGGAACTCCTTTAATGGAACTCTTTGTAGCAAATAAGCACGTTAAAAACGTTCTTGACGCTAAGAAAATCAACGTAGCAAAAACTTTAGTCGGCAACTATATGACTTCTTTAGATATGGAGGGCTTCTCGATTACGCTTTTAAAACTTGATGACGAGCTGGAAAAATTTTTAAACGCTCCTGCCGATACTCCTGCGTTTGTGCAGTGCTAGGAGATTAGAATCATGAAGAAATTTGCTTTATTGCTGGTAATAATAATTTTCTCGGTCTCGACTGCATTTGCTGACATCACACCGGATCAGGCGAAATCAGATCAACGTTTTGGCCCATATGTAGAATTTACGAAGACTGACGGCGCAAAATTATTGAGTGGACGTTATGCAGAGGCCCGCGAATTTCCGCAATTGAACGGCGGAGAAAAAATTTTAGCTCCCTCAAATCTTGTGCTTGAGATAGGCTCGTTTTCGATGACAAATGCGTCTTATTCCGGAAATATGGACGTTTACGGGCAAAATTCAAATCCTGTTGTTATAACTCTTGACACGTCCGGCGAAGTTCCTATTTTGAGAATCGCGACTCCTGAAGGCTTGACTCTGACGGAAGATTTTGCAGTTGTCATGTCAGACGGAAATAAACATTTATGGTGCTTAGGCTCAGTCAAAACAGGTGAGGTGCGTTATCTTTACCCGTTAAAAGATGAATGGTTTCCGTCAAACTGGTTCAATGGCGCGTGGGAAGGTTCAGAAGGCAGAAATTTAGTATTCGAGGACTCGCGCTACTACATAAACAATAAATTAGCAGGCACGTTTATGCCGATTGATGACAGGATTACAATAAATGTTCTTGACGGGAACAAAGGTGTAATTTTCGCGATGTTGAATCAAGAGACAAACAGCCTCGTTATTACGTTCACAAAAGATCTTGAGGGACTCGAGGAATTCCAGGCAGAAATCTTCAAGCGAAAAAATACATTGCCTCCAGCTCCTGCTCCTGTGCCGACTCCTGCACCAGCACCGACTCAAAGCGTAAATATTTACGGCAAGTGGTCAGCAGTCGTTGATAATAGTCAATGGGTTCTGCAATATGATCGTGATAATAATTATTACGGCTGGATAAATGGAATCCCCGCAGAAACCGGAGTCTATCAGCTCAACGGAAATACTTTAACAGGCCGCAACAGTCAAGGAGTAGAATTTACTGCAAACGTAGATATCACGCAGTCAGGAAATATTTTAATTATGACCTTCCCGAACGGAAATAGAATCATGTATCAAAGAATGCAATAAATTTTTATTTTTGTATCGGGAGCTGAGATTTAATCTTGGACGTAAAAATTTTGCTTGATCTCTTCATAACTTTTGCGAAAATCGGTGCAGTAACTTTCGGGGGCGGTTATGCGATGTTAATGATACTTTTGCGTGAGGTCGTCGAAAAAAAACATTGGGCTTCAGAGCAAGAATTAACAGATTATTATGCTGTCTCGCAATGCACTCCGGGAGTTATTGCCGTGAATGTCGCTACGTTTATAGGCCGTAAGCAAGCGGGCATTATGGGCGGGATAATTGCGACAATCGGTGTAGTATTTCCTTCGATTATAATAATTTCGTTATTGGCCGGAATTATACGGGCTTATTCTGAGCTTGAATTTGTGAAACATGCTTTTGCGGGCGTTCGTGTGTGCGTGTGCGTGTTAATATTTAATGCCGTTCTGAAAATATTTAAATCTGCCGTCATCGATAAAATAACGCTTGTGATTTATATAATTATTCTTGCGGGAACAGTTTTCTTGAAAATATCGCCGATTCTGTTAGTTGTTCTTGCAGGTTTAGCGGGCTTGCTGGTAAAGGGGCTGAAGAAATCATGATGCATATAAAACTTTTCTGGGAATTTTTCAAGACCGGTTTATTTGCAGTTGGCGGAGGAATGGCGACTTTACCATTTTTATATGACATTTCAGACCGGACTGGCTGGTTTACTCATGAACAGTTAGCAGACATGATCGCAATATCTGAATCAACTCCCGGCCCAATAGGTGTAAATATGGCGACTTTTGCGGGAAAATTGACAGCAGGTTATCCCGGTGCAGTGATTGCGACTTTGGGATTAATTACACCGAGTATAATAATAATATTGATAATTGCAGCGTTTCTTTACGCCTTCAAAGATAATAAACACGTTGACGCAGTTTTTTACGGAATGAGACCGGCAAGCACAGCGATGATTACTGCTGCATGTATTCTAGTTGCAAAAATAGTTTTCATTCAAGAAGGGAGATTTGCAAATATTAACTGGGACTCGGTTGATTTAGCTGTATTATTATTGATGTTCACTCACTCTGTTAAATTCACGAAAAAATTTCATCCGGTCATATGGATAGCTTTATCTGCTGTAATTGGCGTAATATTTAAATATTAACCGGCTGAGGCGAGAGTCTCAACCGGCAATTTATTTTATAGTGTATTTGCTATATAATTATTCATGAAAACTTTTCGCGATATTTTCCAGGAAGAAATTTATTTTACAACTACATTTACAACTACAAAAAGTGTAAAATTTTTCTGTAACCGCAATTATTTACGCGCAAAAAATTTTTCTTATCACAACAATTTTCACACAAAAATTTTTTATAACGACTCACAGCCGGGACCTTCGAGAATGCTTGTGCCGTTATTTATTGGAATCACATTTATTTGCGTAGAGATTCTTTCCTTGAGTGCTTGAACGTGAGAAATTATCCCGATTATTTTTCCTTCGCGCCTGACTTCCCCAAGTGCATCAAGTGCCGTGCTTAATGAGTCATCATCAAGAGATCCGAAGCCTTCATCAAGAAATAACGAGTCAACCCCTGATTTGCTGCCGGAAATTTGCGAGAGTCCTAATGCAAGTGCAAGACTGACAATAAATCTTTCTCCGCCAGATAAATTTTCTGTTGGTCTGACTTCTCCGGCCTGCTCGTTGTCTATTACGTTGAGTGCGAGTTTTTCATCGTCGGGGTTTGCTGTAAGGGTATAACGCCCGCTCATTTTCTGTAATTGTTTATTTGCAAGGTTAATCATCATGGAGAGAGTAATTTTTTGCGCGAACTTCCGGAACTTTGCGCCGTTCTTGTTGCCGATTAAGTTATCAAGTCCCGACCAGTTTGAATAAATTTTTTGCTGTTCACTAATTTTTTCGTTGAGTTCTCTAATTTCGGCCTCAAGTTTTTTGCGGGTGTCTAATGCGTTATTCAGTGCTGCTGTCTCATCGCGTAAGATTTTAATTTCTTGGTCTAATTTTGCGTAAATCGGCGTGAGTTCTTCAAGGGTTTTGCGAGTTTTGTTCTCGGCGAGGGCTGAATTTAATTTTTCTGTGCGTTCGAGCTTGGTTGCGTCGAGTTTGATTGTTTCTGCGTTAAGATTTTCTTGTTCTGACAGAAATTTTTTGCGCTCGTCATCACGTAAGATTGAATCTGTAAATTCCTGTTCATCTGAAAAATTTTTCTCGGTCAAGGCTGATTTAAAATTTGTCTCTAGGGTCTCAAGTTCTGCGGTTAATTGCTCTAGTTTGATTTTGTCGTGATTAAATTGTTCTTGCAGGGTCTCAAGTTTTGATTTATTAGCGGCTGACTCTTGTGTGAGTTTGTCGTGTTTGTCCTGAAGAGCTTTAATTGACTCTGCCCATTTTTTGACGCTGGACAAAATTTCTTTATTGCTGCTGACACCTGTTATTCCAAGCGAGTCAAGATTTCTGCTTAATTCTGAGTGGGCATTATTTACCGGTTCGATCTGCG
Coding sequences:
- a CDS encoding 5'-methylthioadenosine/adenosylhomocysteine nucleosidase, with protein sequence MRMRKIFLAVVIIFSLSPLVCAETWIIKAGDKSSAVNLEVTSREPAKKIGLIGAMDVEIALLKESAVIIKTEKIAGMEFFSGKIGSADIVIVKSGVGKVNAGICAQILITHFGVNEIINTGVAGSLRSDLNISSIVIAVDCVQHDFDVSPLNFAKGEIPYTGKFAFETDDKLRGEIVKAAKKFAPFRNIVEGRICTGDQFISDKSQKDAITKNFGGDCCDMESGAIAQVCYLNNIPFAIIRAISDSSDSSDYEEFKEVTARLSASIVKSMLEGR
- the dhaL gene encoding dihydroxyacetone kinase subunit L: MSVYECITQISNRIIANKDFLTELDREIGDSDHGINMARGFEAVKEKISPCDNDIGAALKKTGMTLLSKVGGASGPLYGTAYMEAGKILAGKTQLTAQDFKSAFEAAIAGIQKRGKAVKGEKTMLDALIPAYESYCQEIESGADIVKALDSACKAANNGVEFTKTIIATKGRASYLGERSIGHQDPGATSAAITLEAIRDSLKGE
- a CDS encoding PTS-dependent dihydroxyacetone kinase phosphotransferase subunit DhaM, with protein sequence MVGIVIVSHSWKIAEGVCDLANEMAQGNPGIIPAGGLEDGSIGTDAQRIADAIRAANQGEGVAILADIGSAIMSAETAIELLEDDGEEIRAEIADAPLIEGAVCAAVEAAGGATLDSVLAAAEESRDASKL
- the dhaK gene encoding dihydroxyacetone kinase subunit DhaK — translated: MKKLINQVDNIVDEMLDGMTAAFPQYVKRLEGFDVLVRAGGKSSKVALVSGGGSGHEPSHGGFVGRGMLDGAVAGAVFTSPTPDQVYEAIKAVDGGKGVLLVIKNYTGDVMNFEMAADMARDEGIKVDQVITADDVAIENSTWTTGRRGIAGTVFVHKIAGAAAESGLELEDVKRVAEKVISNVRSMGMAVNACTVPAAGKPSFDLADDEIEIGIGIHGEPGTHREKISTVNDIADKLLEKIFAEGIYNAGDKVAVMINGMGGTPLMELFVANKHVKNVLDAKKINVAKTLVGNYMTSLDMEGFSITLLKLDDELEKFLNAPADTPAFVQC
- a CDS encoding chromate transporter; this encodes MDVKILLDLFITFAKIGAVTFGGGYAMLMILLREVVEKKHWASEQELTDYYAVSQCTPGVIAVNVATFIGRKQAGIMGGIIATIGVVFPSIIIISLLAGIIRAYSELEFVKHAFAGVRVCVCVLIFNAVLKIFKSAVIDKITLVIYIIILAGTVFLKISPILLVVLAGLAGLLVKGLKKS
- a CDS encoding chromate transporter, whose protein sequence is MMMHIKLFWEFFKTGLFAVGGGMATLPFLYDISDRTGWFTHEQLADMIAISESTPGPIGVNMATFAGKLTAGYPGAVIATLGLITPSIIIILIIAAFLYAFKDNKHVDAVFYGMRPASTAMITAACILVAKIVFIQEGRFANINWDSVDLAVLLLMFTHSVKFTKKFHPVIWIALSAVIGVIFKY